A genomic window from Microbacterium sp. ET2 includes:
- a CDS encoding ABC transporter permease, translated as MTSAMLPPAPSGGPVDDTAVDDRELLDAQVRGGFWRDVFRRLRRNPSAWVGAIIIALFVLVAALAPVLAPYGPTDLPGQRYITPTDIPGPGELPQFPLGLDRFGGDVLSKLIWGAQASLTIGVVSTAFGLLGGMLLGLIAGAFGGWVDVVVMRFVDILLSVPSLLLAVSIAAILGQTQLSVMIAIGAAQVPVFARLLRASMLQQRSADYVLSAQTLGLGRGKITMSHVLPNAIGPVIVQGTLSLATAVIEAAALSFLGLGGGLPQTAEWGRMLTYAQLELAIAPWLAFLPGACITITALGFTLLGEALREAMDPRTRAR; from the coding sequence ATGACCTCGGCGATGCTTCCCCCCGCCCCCAGCGGCGGGCCGGTCGACGACACCGCCGTCGACGACCGGGAGCTCCTGGACGCGCAGGTGCGCGGCGGCTTCTGGCGCGACGTCTTCCGGCGGCTCCGCCGCAATCCATCGGCGTGGGTGGGCGCGATCATCATCGCGCTGTTCGTCCTCGTCGCCGCGCTCGCGCCCGTGCTCGCGCCCTACGGCCCCACCGACCTCCCGGGCCAGCGGTACATCACTCCGACGGACATCCCGGGTCCGGGCGAGCTGCCGCAGTTCCCGCTCGGTCTCGACCGCTTCGGCGGCGATGTGCTGTCCAAGCTCATCTGGGGCGCGCAGGCGTCGCTCACGATCGGCGTGGTCTCGACCGCGTTCGGGCTCCTCGGCGGCATGCTGCTCGGCCTCATCGCCGGCGCGTTCGGCGGATGGGTCGACGTCGTGGTGATGCGCTTCGTCGACATCCTCCTCTCGGTGCCCTCGCTCCTGCTCGCGGTGTCGATCGCGGCGATCCTGGGGCAGACCCAGCTGTCGGTCATGATCGCGATCGGCGCCGCGCAGGTGCCGGTGTTCGCGCGGCTGCTGCGCGCGTCGATGCTCCAGCAGCGCTCGGCCGACTACGTGCTGTCGGCGCAGACGCTCGGCCTCGGTCGCGGCAAGATCACGATGAGCCACGTGCTGCCCAACGCCATCGGCCCGGTCATCGTGCAGGGCACGCTGTCGCTGGCGACCGCCGTCATCGAGGCGGCGGCTCTGTCGTTCCTGGGGCTCGGCGGTGGGCTCCCGCAGACCGCGGAGTGGGGGCGCATGCTCACCTACGCCCAGCTCGAGCTCGCGATCGCGCCGTGGCTGGCGTTCCTGCCCGGTGCCTGCATCACGATCACGGCGCTCGGGTTCACCCTGCTCGGCGAGGCGCTGCGCGAGGCGATGGACCCCCGCACCCGCGCGCGGTAG